A genome region from Methylobacterium sp. FF17 includes the following:
- the pgl gene encoding 6-phosphogluconolactonase, protein MIPLPPNAEILPDADAVAAAAAERLVALCESAPRSAIGVCLAGGSTPKRLYARLGAPDTRRRLPWNRLHWFFGDDRLVPWTDAASNVRMAREAFGDAPIPEGHLHGMDTHGTAEAGARAYAETLRAFYGASELDPARPLFDLVLLGLGEDGHTASLFPAKPALAERHAWTAPVPEAGLAPFVPRITLTVPALASARETLFLVTGAGKQEPLRRLARGEDLPARHVHSVGRLVWLVDREAAGA, encoded by the coding sequence ATGATCCCCCTCCCCCCGAACGCCGAGATCCTGCCCGATGCCGACGCGGTGGCGGCAGCGGCTGCCGAGCGCCTTGTCGCGCTCTGCGAAAGCGCGCCCCGCTCCGCCATCGGGGTCTGTCTCGCCGGGGGTTCGACGCCCAAGCGCCTCTACGCGCGCCTCGGCGCACCGGATACCCGGCGGCGCTTGCCCTGGAACCGCCTGCACTGGTTCTTCGGGGATGACCGGCTGGTGCCGTGGACGGATGCGGCGAGCAACGTCCGCATGGCGCGCGAAGCCTTCGGGGACGCGCCGATTCCCGAGGGGCATCTCCACGGCATGGACACGCATGGCACGGCCGAGGCGGGCGCCCGCGCCTATGCCGAGACCCTGCGGGCGTTCTACGGCGCCTCCGAACTCGACCCCGCAAGGCCCCTCTTCGACCTCGTCCTGCTCGGCCTCGGGGAGGACGGACACACAGCCTCGCTGTTTCCAGCCAAGCCGGCCCTGGCCGAGCGCCACGCCTGGACGGCACCGGTGCCCGAGGCGGGGCTGGCACCCTTCGTCCCGCGCATTACCCTCACTGTTCCGGCCCTCGCCTCGGCGCGCGAGACCCTGTTTCTCGTGACCGGTGCGGGCAAGCAGGAGCCCCTGCGCCGCCTGGCACGGGGCGAAGACCTGCCCGCGCGCCACGTGCACAGTGTCGGCCGGCTGGTCTGGCTCGTCGACCGGGAGGCGGCGGGCGCCTGA
- the oxlT gene encoding oxalate/formate MFS antiporter, whose protein sequence is MVAAANIQYAWTLFVPEIQKTFGWDRAAIQVAFTIFVVVQTWLTPIEGYFIDKYGPSRVVMFGGLMTGLAWVINSYATSLTGFYAGSVAGGIGVGCVYATCINNALKWFPDKRGLAVGLTAGGYGAGSALTIIPIANMIAQGSYAQAFFIFGIIQGGIIMLAAIGLRGPAKGEVTFSTKVLQTRRDYTLREALRTPVFWVMLLMFTCTVTGGLMAVAQLGVIAQDLGVKEFQVNLYFFAMAALPFALMLDRVMNGISRPLFGYVSDRIGREKTMFIAFTMEGIGIVALGYFGTNPWAFVILSGIVFLAWGEVYSLFSATAADTFGSKHIGKIYGVLYCAKGFAALFVPVGNLLMQATGTWATVLYTVAIMDLVAAFLAIAVLRPMLKRHHAAQGAVQPAGALAHA, encoded by the coding sequence ATGGTCGCGGCGGCGAATATTCAATACGCTTGGACTCTCTTCGTTCCGGAAATTCAGAAAACCTTCGGCTGGGATCGTGCGGCCATTCAGGTCGCCTTCACGATCTTCGTGGTCGTGCAGACCTGGCTCACCCCGATCGAGGGCTACTTCATCGACAAGTACGGCCCGAGCCGGGTCGTCATGTTCGGCGGCCTGATGACGGGTCTCGCCTGGGTGATCAATTCCTACGCCACCTCGCTCACCGGCTTCTATGCCGGCTCTGTGGCGGGCGGCATCGGTGTCGGCTGCGTCTACGCGACCTGCATCAACAATGCGCTGAAGTGGTTCCCGGACAAGCGCGGCCTCGCGGTCGGCCTGACGGCGGGCGGCTACGGCGCGGGCTCGGCCCTGACGATCATCCCGATCGCCAACATGATCGCGCAGGGCAGCTACGCCCAGGCCTTCTTCATCTTCGGCATCATCCAGGGCGGCATCATCATGCTGGCGGCGATCGGCCTGCGCGGGCCCGCCAAGGGTGAGGTCACCTTCTCCACCAAGGTGCTGCAGACCCGGCGCGACTACACCCTGCGCGAGGCCCTGCGCACGCCGGTGTTCTGGGTCATGCTGCTGATGTTCACCTGCACGGTCACCGGCGGCCTGATGGCAGTGGCCCAGCTCGGCGTCATCGCGCAGGATCTCGGCGTGAAGGAGTTCCAGGTCAACCTGTACTTCTTCGCCATGGCCGCGCTGCCCTTCGCACTGATGCTCGACCGGGTGATGAACGGCATCTCGCGGCCGCTCTTCGGCTACGTCTCGGACCGGATCGGGCGCGAGAAGACGATGTTCATCGCCTTCACCATGGAGGGCATCGGCATCGTGGCCCTGGGCTACTTCGGCACCAACCCCTGGGCCTTCGTCATCCTCTCGGGCATCGTGTTCCTGGCCTGGGGCGAGGTGTACTCCCTCTTCAGCGCCACCGCCGCCGACACCTTCGGCTCGAAGCACATCGGCAAGATCTACGGCGTGCTCTACTGCGCCAAGGGCTTCGCCGCCCTGTTCGTACCCGTGGGTAACCTGCTCATGCAGGCCACCGGCACCTGGGCGACCGTGCTCTACACCGTGGCGATCATGGACCTCGTGGCGGCCTTCCTCGCCATCGCGGTGCTCCGGCCCATGCTGAAGCGGCACCACGCCGCGCAAGGGGCGGTCCAGCCCGCCGGCGCCCTGGCGCACGCCTGA
- a CDS encoding DUF3297 family protein, whose amino-acid sequence MSDTPPDRLAVNPNSPYYDEKMLERGIGIRFKGVEKTNVEEYCVSEGWVRLSAGKTLDRSGNPMTVKLKGPVEPYFRDHAPAEG is encoded by the coding sequence ATGTCCGATACGCCCCCCGACCGCCTCGCTGTGAATCCCAACAGCCCGTATTACGACGAGAAGATGCTCGAGCGCGGTATCGGCATCCGCTTCAAGGGGGTCGAGAAGACCAATGTCGAGGAATACTGCGTCAGCGAAGGCTGGGTCCGCCTCTCGGCCGGCAAGACGCTGGACCGCTCCGGTAACCCGATGACGGTGAAGCTGAAGGGCCCTGTGGAGCCCTATTTTCGCGACCACGCGCCGGCCGAGGGCTGA
- the gnd gene encoding phosphogluconate dehydrogenase (NAD(+)-dependent, decarboxylating), whose product MQLGMIGLGRMGGNIVRRLLRDGHEAVVFDQNPEAVAALVAEGAVGATSLEDFVAKLSLPRAAWVMLPAGTITEATVKTLGGLMARDDVIIDGGNSFYKDDIRRAAELKLAGLHYVDVGTSGGVWGLERGYCMMIGGDTAALERLDPIFRTLAPGVGDIPKTPGREGRDPRAEAGYIHAGPSGAGHFVKMIHNGIEYGLMQAYAEGFDILRHANSPDLPETHRFDLNIGDIAEVWRRGSVVSSWLLDLTAGALAQDEHLTDFSGFVADSGEGRWTLNAAIEESVPANVLSAALYARFRSREEASFADKMLSAMRKGFGGHQEPK is encoded by the coding sequence ATGCAACTCGGCATGATCGGCCTCGGCCGGATGGGCGGCAACATCGTCCGCCGGCTGCTGCGGGACGGGCACGAGGCGGTCGTCTTCGACCAGAACCCGGAGGCCGTGGCCGCCCTGGTGGCGGAAGGCGCGGTGGGGGCGACCAGCCTCGAGGACTTCGTCGCGAAGCTGAGCCTCCCGCGTGCGGCCTGGGTGATGCTCCCGGCCGGCACCATCACCGAGGCCACGGTGAAGACCCTCGGCGGCCTGATGGCCCGGGACGACGTCATCATCGACGGCGGCAATTCCTTCTACAAGGACGACATCCGCCGCGCCGCCGAGCTGAAGCTCGCCGGCCTTCACTACGTCGATGTGGGCACCTCCGGCGGCGTCTGGGGCCTGGAGCGCGGCTACTGCATGATGATCGGCGGCGACACGGCCGCCCTCGAGCGCCTCGACCCGATCTTCAGGACCCTGGCCCCCGGCGTCGGCGACATCCCGAAGACGCCGGGACGCGAGGGGCGCGACCCGCGTGCGGAAGCCGGCTACATCCATGCCGGTCCGAGCGGGGCGGGCCACTTCGTCAAGATGATCCACAACGGCATCGAGTACGGCCTGATGCAGGCCTATGCCGAGGGCTTCGACATCCTCCGGCACGCCAATTCGCCGGACCTGCCGGAGACCCACCGCTTCGACCTCAACATCGGCGACATCGCCGAGGTCTGGCGGCGCGGCAGCGTGGTCTCGTCCTGGCTCCTCGACCTCACCGCCGGGGCGCTGGCGCAGGACGAGCACCTCACCGACTTCTCGGGCTTCGTCGCCGATTCCGGCGAGGGGCGCTGGACCCTGAACGCGGCCATCGAGGAATCGGTGCCGGCCAACGTGCTCTCGGCCGCGCTCTATGCGCGCTTCCGGTCGCGCGAGGAGGCGAGCTTCGCCGACAAGATGCTCTCGGCGATGCGCAAGGGGTTCGGCGGGCACCAGGAGCCGAAGTAG
- a CDS encoding NADP-dependent malic enzyme produces MGDTMSDDLKSGALVYHRLPRPGKLEIQATKPLGNQRDLALAYSPGVAAACMAIHEDPQEAATLTIRQNLVAVLTNGTAVLGLGDIGPLASKPVMEGKAVLFKKFAGIDVFDIEVAQHDVSKLVDVVCALEPTFGGINLEDIKAPECFEVEEQCRARMNIPVFHDDQHGTAIIVAAAVLNGLELAGKQLSDVRIVTSGAGAAALACLNLLVSLGARVENITVTDIKGVVYKGRPELMDRWKDIYAKETEARTLAEVIPGADVFIGLSAGGVLKPEYLEKMADKPLIMALANPYPEIMPDLAQEKRPDAMICTGRSDFPNQVNNVLCFPYIFRGALDVGATSINEEMKQAAVKAIAALARETPSDVVARAYGGEARPFGPRSLIPSPFDPRLILRIAPAVAQAAMDSGVAGRPLENIQAYTDSLDRFVHRSGFIMKPIFSKAKENPKRVIYSEGEDERVLRAVQAIVEDGVARPILVGRPRVIETRIKRFGLSLKQGVDFDLIDPEDDPRYRDYVATYLEAAGRRGITPDAARTLVRTNSTVIGAVAVRRGEADALICGLEGRFETRLRVIRDVIGLAPGVLDFAAMSLIVTKEGAYFLADTHVRSDPSAEEIADVAVACAEHVRRFGLTPKIALLSHSDFGQSDSRSAVKMRTALGLIRDRRADLEVDGEMQADSALSEMIRDRVMPASRLKGAANVLILPNLDAANIAFQFAKVLADALPVGPLLIGPAKPAHILSPSVTARGIVNVTAAAVVEAQAAEIGAGVPLAEPGAGPTSA; encoded by the coding sequence ATGGGCGACACTATGTCCGACGATCTCAAGTCGGGAGCGCTCGTCTATCACCGCTTGCCGCGCCCCGGGAAACTGGAGATCCAGGCGACGAAGCCGCTGGGCAACCAGCGCGACCTCGCCCTCGCCTATTCGCCCGGCGTGGCCGCCGCCTGCATGGCGATCCACGAGGATCCGCAGGAGGCCGCCACCCTCACCATCCGCCAGAATCTCGTCGCAGTGCTCACCAACGGCACCGCCGTGCTGGGTCTCGGCGATATCGGTCCCCTGGCCTCGAAGCCCGTGATGGAGGGCAAGGCCGTCCTCTTCAAGAAGTTCGCCGGCATCGACGTGTTCGACATCGAGGTCGCCCAGCACGACGTCTCCAAGCTCGTGGATGTGGTCTGCGCTCTGGAGCCGACCTTCGGCGGCATCAACCTCGAGGACATCAAGGCCCCCGAGTGCTTCGAGGTCGAGGAGCAGTGCCGGGCCCGGATGAACATCCCGGTCTTCCACGACGACCAGCACGGTACCGCGATCATCGTGGCGGCCGCCGTCCTCAACGGGCTGGAGCTCGCCGGCAAGCAGCTCTCGGACGTCCGCATCGTCACCTCCGGTGCCGGGGCGGCGGCCCTGGCCTGCCTGAACCTCCTCGTCTCCCTCGGGGCCCGCGTCGAGAACATCACCGTCACCGACATCAAGGGCGTGGTCTACAAGGGCCGGCCCGAGCTGATGGACCGCTGGAAGGACATCTACGCGAAGGAGACCGAGGCCCGGACCCTGGCCGAGGTCATTCCCGGCGCCGACGTGTTCATCGGCCTCTCGGCCGGCGGCGTGCTCAAGCCTGAATACCTCGAGAAGATGGCCGACAAGCCGCTGATCATGGCGCTGGCCAACCCCTACCCCGAGATCATGCCGGATCTGGCGCAGGAGAAGCGCCCCGACGCGATGATCTGCACCGGGCGCTCGGATTTCCCGAACCAAGTCAACAACGTCCTGTGCTTCCCCTACATCTTCCGGGGTGCCCTCGACGTCGGCGCCACCTCGATCAACGAGGAGATGAAGCAGGCGGCCGTGAAGGCCATCGCGGCGCTCGCCCGCGAGACGCCCTCCGACGTCGTTGCCCGCGCCTATGGCGGCGAGGCCCGGCCCTTCGGCCCGCGCTCGCTGATCCCGAGCCCGTTCGACCCGCGCCTGATCCTGCGCATCGCCCCCGCCGTGGCCCAGGCCGCGATGGATTCCGGCGTCGCCGGCCGTCCCCTGGAGAACATCCAGGCCTATACCGACAGTCTCGACCGCTTCGTCCACCGCTCGGGCTTCATCATGAAGCCGATCTTCTCCAAGGCGAAGGAGAACCCCAAGCGGGTGATCTACTCCGAGGGCGAGGACGAGCGCGTGCTGCGTGCCGTCCAGGCCATCGTGGAGGACGGCGTCGCCCGGCCCATCCTGGTCGGCAGGCCCCGCGTGATCGAGACCCGGATCAAGCGCTTCGGTCTCTCGCTGAAGCAGGGCGTCGACTTCGACCTGATCGATCCCGAGGACGATCCGCGCTACCGCGACTACGTCGCCACCTACCTTGAGGCCGCCGGACGGCGCGGCATCACCCCGGACGCCGCCCGTACCCTGGTGCGCACCAACAGCACCGTGATCGGTGCCGTCGCGGTGCGCCGCGGTGAGGCGGACGCGCTGATCTGCGGCCTGGAAGGTCGCTTCGAGACCCGCCTGCGGGTGATCCGCGACGTGATCGGGCTCGCGCCCGGCGTGCTCGATTTCGCCGCCATGAGCCTCATCGTGACCAAGGAGGGCGCCTACTTCCTCGCCGATACCCATGTGCGGTCGGACCCCAGCGCCGAGGAGATCGCGGATGTGGCCGTGGCCTGCGCCGAGCATGTCCGCCGCTTCGGCCTGACCCCGAAGATCGCTCTGCTGAGCCACTCGGATTTCGGCCAGTCGGATTCCCGCTCGGCGGTGAAGATGCGCACTGCCCTCGGGCTGATCCGGGACCGCCGGGCCGACCTCGAGGTCGACGGCGAGATGCAGGCCGATTCCGCCCTGTCCGAGATGATCCGCGACCGGGTGATGCCGGCCTCGCGGCTCAAGGGCGCGGCCAACGTGCTGATCTTGCCGAACCTGGATGCGGCCAACATCGCGTTCCAGTTCGCCAAGGTGCTGGCCGACGCCCTGCCGGTGGGGCCGCTCCTCATCGGCCCGGCCAAGCCGGCCCACATCCTGTCGCCCTCGGTCACCGCGCGCGGCATCGTCAACGTCACGGCCGCCGCCGTGGTCGAGGCGCAGGCGGCGGAGATCGGTGCCGGCGTTCCCCTGGCCGAGCCCGGCGCGGGCCCGACCTCGGCGTGA
- the apaG gene encoding Co2+/Mg2+ efflux protein ApaG — protein MYKAQTRGISVTVMPRFVEEESSPAESRYFFAYTVEIVNNGSEQVQLRSRHWRIVDGRGTTQEVRGAGVVGKQPVLEPGESFRYTSGCPLTTPDGLMAGSYTMATDAGESFEAEIPAFSLDSPHVRRSVH, from the coding sequence ATGTACAAGGCTCAGACGCGCGGGATCAGCGTGACGGTGATGCCCCGCTTCGTCGAGGAGGAATCCTCGCCGGCCGAGAGCCGCTACTTCTTCGCCTACACGGTCGAGATCGTGAACAACGGCTCCGAGCAGGTCCAGCTGCGCTCGCGCCACTGGCGGATCGTCGACGGGCGCGGCACCACGCAGGAAGTGCGCGGCGCCGGCGTCGTCGGCAAGCAGCCGGTGCTCGAGCCCGGCGAATCGTTCCGCTACACCAGCGGCTGCCCGCTCACCACGCCGGACGGCCTGATGGCCGGCAGCTACACCATGGCGACCGATGCGGGCGAGAGCTTCGAGGCCGAGATCCCCGCCTTCTCCCTCGATTCGCCCCACGTCCGCCGCAGCGTCCATTAG
- a CDS encoding glycosyltransferase family 2 protein, with translation MPSLTAVVVTHDSAERLPACLGALAAEHVRALVVDNASRDGSVAVARAAGAEVVENTRNEGYGRANNIGVAAAIRAERVLILNPDVVLQPGAVGALLAAARAYPDAGLLAPRLVEPDGRVFFQPRSLLSPYLANPKGRRALPEGDVCAPFLSGACLMVRRDLFLALGGFDPNIFLFYEDDDLCRRMTDAGYALVHVEAAQALHGRGCSCAPEPGQVFRRRWHQAWSRAYVCAKYSLSDPSPGMLAINLPKAALTGLVLRRGRFERYAGSAAGAIAALRGRSAIAREGLLPVGVEGP, from the coding sequence GTGCCGAGCCTGACGGCCGTCGTCGTGACGCATGACAGCGCCGAGAGGTTGCCGGCTTGCCTCGGCGCCCTCGCGGCCGAGCACGTGCGAGCCCTCGTGGTGGACAATGCGAGCCGGGACGGCTCGGTGGCGGTGGCACGCGCTGCCGGAGCCGAGGTGGTGGAGAATACCCGGAACGAGGGGTACGGCCGGGCCAACAACATCGGCGTGGCCGCGGCCATCCGGGCCGAGCGCGTCCTGATCCTGAACCCGGACGTGGTCCTGCAGCCGGGCGCCGTCGGCGCACTCCTGGCTGCCGCGCGCGCCTATCCGGATGCGGGGCTGCTCGCGCCACGGCTGGTGGAACCGGACGGGCGCGTGTTCTTCCAGCCGCGCTCGCTCCTCTCACCCTACCTTGCGAACCCGAAGGGCCGGCGCGCCCTGCCGGAGGGGGACGTCTGTGCGCCGTTCCTCTCCGGCGCCTGCCTGATGGTGCGCCGCGACCTCTTCCTGGCCCTTGGTGGGTTCGACCCCAACATCTTCCTGTTCTACGAGGACGACGATCTCTGCCGCCGGATGACGGATGCGGGGTACGCCCTGGTACATGTCGAGGCGGCGCAGGCCCTGCACGGGCGCGGGTGCTCCTGCGCGCCGGAGCCCGGCCAAGTATTCCGCAGGCGCTGGCATCAAGCCTGGTCGCGGGCCTATGTCTGCGCCAAGTACAGCCTGTCCGATCCAAGCCCGGGGATGCTCGCGATCAACCTGCCGAAGGCGGCCCTGACCGGCCTCGTTCTCCGGCGCGGGCGCTTCGAGCGCTACGCGGGCTCTGCCGCCGGTGCCATCGCAGCCCTGCGCGGCCGGAGCGCCATCGCCCGCGAGGGTCTGCTTCCGGTGGGGGTCGAAGGTCCATGA
- a CDS encoding 2'-deoxycytidine 5'-triphosphate deaminase: MPDAKRDTSPTSGHGILAARGIEALTRSGAIRPDSPYAPDQIQPASLDLRLGARVYRVRTSFLPGARTVAACVEAFVLHEMDLTHGAVLETGCVYIAELQEHLALPADLAASANPKSSTGRIDVFTRVITDRGAAFDQVEAGYHGPLYAEISPRTFPVKVRTGSRLSQIRFRRGEPRLTDADLAALHAASPLVDAPTPTFQGGIGVSIDLSGFSGLIGYRARRHTGLVDVDAPGAHRSADFWEPLQADASRALILDPGQFYILASKEAVQVPPDFAAEMVPFDPLVGEFRVHYAGFFDPGFGFAAAGGAGARAVLEVRSRDVPFLLEDGQIVGRLVYERMLERPATLYGSGAGSNYQAQGLKLSKHFA; this comes from the coding sequence ATGCCGGATGCGAAGCGAGACACGTCACCCACGAGCGGCCACGGCATCCTGGCCGCACGGGGGATCGAGGCTCTGACGCGGTCCGGCGCGATCCGGCCCGACTCACCCTATGCGCCCGATCAGATTCAGCCCGCGAGCCTGGACCTGCGCCTGGGGGCCAGGGTCTATCGCGTGCGCACCAGTTTCCTGCCCGGAGCCCGCACGGTCGCCGCCTGCGTCGAGGCCTTCGTGCTGCACGAGATGGACCTCACCCACGGCGCCGTCTTGGAGACGGGCTGCGTCTACATCGCCGAGTTGCAGGAGCACCTCGCCCTGCCGGCGGACCTCGCGGCCAGCGCCAACCCGAAGAGCTCGACGGGCCGCATCGACGTGTTCACCCGCGTCATCACCGATCGGGGTGCCGCCTTCGATCAGGTGGAGGCCGGCTATCACGGGCCGCTCTATGCCGAGATCTCGCCCCGCACCTTCCCGGTGAAGGTGCGCACCGGCTCGCGCCTGTCGCAGATCCGGTTTCGGCGCGGCGAGCCGCGCCTCACCGACGCGGATCTGGCGGCCCTCCACGCCGCCTCGCCCCTGGTCGATGCCCCCACCCCGACCTTCCAGGGCGGCATCGGCGTCTCCATCGACCTGTCCGGCTTCTCGGGCCTGATCGGCTATCGCGCCCGGCGCCATACCGGCCTCGTCGATGTCGACGCGCCGGGCGCCCACCGCAGCGCCGATTTCTGGGAGCCCCTGCAGGCCGACGCCTCGCGCGCGCTGATCCTCGATCCCGGCCAGTTCTACATCCTGGCCTCGAAGGAAGCGGTGCAGGTTCCGCCGGACTTCGCCGCAGAGATGGTGCCGTTCGATCCCTTGGTGGGCGAGTTCCGGGTCCATTACGCCGGCTTCTTCGATCCGGGCTTCGGCTTTGCCGCCGCCGGCGGGGCAGGGGCGCGGGCCGTGCTGGAGGTCCGCTCGCGCGACGTCCCGTTCCTGCTGGAGGACGGCCAGATCGTCGGCCGCCTCGTCTACGAGCGCATGCTCGAGCGCCCCGCCACGCTCTATGGCTCGGGCGCGGGATCGAACTACCAGGCGCAAGGGCTGAAGCTCTCCAAGCACTTCGCCTGA